In Colwellia sp. PAMC 20917, a single genomic region encodes these proteins:
- the epmA gene encoding elongation factor P--(R)-beta-lysine ligase gives MKWEVAKSRGNVINAIRDFFKNKNVIEVETPSLSMGTVTDPYLDAFSTQYNYLDNSDIDQSQQLYLQTSPEFHMKRLLASGYGCIFQICKAFRHEDSGRYHNPEFTLLEWYRIGFDQHDLMAEVDELLSTVVKSPKSEKISYQNLFIKFVSIDPLTATFNQLYEVIELHGKAADWLYESDDCDLLLQFIFSEIIEKNIGLSRPCFVYNFPIAQASLAKECVEDKRVAQRFECYFKGVELANGFNELTDADIQITRFEQDNSKRQQLGLVTKNIDENFIKALQSGLPQCAGVALGIDRLMMIALKKSAIEDVISFPIERA, from the coding sequence ATGAAGTGGGAAGTAGCTAAGTCTAGAGGAAATGTTATTAATGCGATCAGAGATTTTTTTAAAAATAAAAATGTTATTGAAGTTGAAACACCATCACTCTCTATGGGAACAGTAACAGACCCTTACCTTGATGCCTTTAGCACCCAATACAACTATTTAGATAACAGCGATATAGATCAATCTCAACAGCTATATTTACAAACTTCACCTGAGTTTCATATGAAACGACTACTTGCCTCAGGTTATGGCTGTATCTTCCAAATCTGTAAAGCATTTCGTCATGAAGATTCAGGCCGTTATCACAATCCTGAGTTCACCCTATTAGAATGGTACCGTATAGGTTTTGATCAACACGATTTAATGGCTGAAGTTGATGAACTATTATCTACAGTGGTAAAATCGCCAAAATCTGAAAAAATATCCTATCAAAATTTATTCATTAAATTCGTCAGTATAGATCCCTTAACAGCAACTTTTAATCAATTATATGAGGTTATCGAGTTACACGGTAAAGCCGCAGATTGGTTGTATGAATCAGATGATTGTGACTTATTACTACAGTTTATCTTTTCAGAAATTATAGAAAAGAATATTGGCTTATCTCGACCATGCTTTGTCTATAATTTTCCAATTGCGCAAGCTTCTTTAGCTAAAGAGTGTGTTGAAGATAAACGTGTCGCCCAAAGATTTGAATGCTATTTTAAGGGCGTTGAGTTAGCAAATGGCTTTAATGAATTAACAGATGCTGATATTCAAATAACAAGATTTGAACAAGATAACAGTAAACGTCAACAACTAGGACTTGTTACTAAAAATATAGATGAGAACTTTATTAAAGCTCTACAATCAGGGCTACCACAATGTGCAGGAGTAGCTTTAGGTATCGACCGCTTAATGATGATCGCGCTAAAAAAAAGTGCTATTGAGGATGTAATTTCTTTTCCGATAGAACGCGCTTAA
- a CDS encoding MerC domain-containing protein, with the protein MLDRIGITATSLCALHCILLPVLLPALPLLGLSFLADHAWEHVFLLMTAALGTLALFSGFKKYHRKYYPFYLLFLGIGIYWIKHDFSEDIQPFFIVIGASLIVAAHIINLKLCNSCKQCISDTCESS; encoded by the coding sequence GTGCTTGATCGTATTGGAATAACCGCAACATCACTTTGTGCGCTTCATTGTATCTTATTACCGGTATTGTTACCGGCACTGCCTTTACTAGGATTAAGCTTTTTAGCTGACCATGCATGGGAACATGTATTTTTATTAATGACTGCTGCACTAGGTACTTTAGCCTTGTTTTCCGGTTTTAAAAAATACCATAGAAAATATTACCCATTCTACTTACTTTTTTTAGGTATTGGTATTTACTGGATAAAGCATGATTTTTCAGAAGATATTCAGCCATTCTTTATTGTGATTGGCGCAAGTTTGATTGTAGCAGCCCACATCATTAACTTGAAATTATGTAACAGTTGTAAACAGTGTATCAGTGATACATGTGAAAGTAGCTAA